The Ipomoea triloba cultivar NCNSP0323 chromosome 4, ASM357664v1 DNA segment tagcacttttcccccgtgtgttattaaagtggcagttttttccccctgaaatgttaaattgacattgttacccttaaaaataattatttcatttatttttcttctccaacaaattattacttataggtatggatgatcacgattcggttcgaacctaaccaaacactgtagcaatcataccgaaatagtatggacggttctagttacgattcataaccaaaaaaataaaattaaataattgttgaaccgtgaaccggaacttaaccacagtcatatatagtaaaaatgatcaaacacttattttgataaatcggtacggttcggttccaatttcgattttgaaccgccaatcaaaacttatttatttatttatttatttatttttataattttatttctaatttaaaaatagtctaaattcaacaattattttattttattttttcggttctgaatcgtaaccgtaaccgtctatactatttaagttcaattgctacagtgttcgattaggttcgtatcgaactgtgatcttccatacatattagtaataattggttggagaataaaaataaatgaaatggttatttttaagggcaaaaatgtcaatttaatattacaagggagaaaactaccaccactttaataacacatggggggaaaagtgctataagcacataacatagggggaaaaagtgtcattttccctatcttttatgttccatgtttttcaaatttcacaatgttgtttaaatactcaccttttgtcgtgtgttttgtgatctgatgaacttgtgtgtgttttttgttcttgcttcttcATCACAGTTTTTATTGTTCaaattacagttatattttaattttttttaaaataaaactataaatcCGTAATAATACGATTCGTTCACGGTATAACGATATGCTCTAATAATGACTTAAGTCTTGCTAGATACTCCGTAGAATGGAAGCAGGCCATGTTACGCTAATGATATAACTATTGTATTTTCGGCCCTAAGTTGGGTCGTTAGGTCCAATTTTGGAGGACTCATCACTTCcgacaaattatactgtgcaccacggtacacatagcaatgtgcaccacgtacctaaacgacgtcgttttgagcattgtaaattaatcgtccgttttttttggaaatcacgttttccgtttcggccggtctttgtatttatgttaatattatgtgtattccaggcaataattctgtgtattctaggcaaccgttctgtgtattataggcaaccgttatgtgtattcatattagtaacacatgttgtgatttcatgttagtaacacatattgtgatgtgtttgtgcattcgaatgtttagaaggatgagttctgtgtattttgtgtaaatattatgtgtattcatgttattaacacaagttgtgatgtgtttgtgcattcgaatgttaggaggatgagttctgtgtattttgcgtcaatattctgtgtattatgggcaaacattctgtgtattctagacaaacgttctgtgtattctatataatgattatgtgtattatagataatgaattccttggagtcattcgcgtccactaacatctgtgtattttgtgtcaatattctgtgtattctggacaaacattttgtgtattctagacaaacgttctgtgtattatagataatgattatgtgtattatagataatgaattccctgagtcattcgcgtccgcgtctactaacaccaaaacgacgtcgttttacgtacgtggtgcacattgctatatgcaccgtggtgcagggtataacgattgatcaCTTCCTTGGCAAATTTTTAAGTGGATTATAGTACTCTACAAATTACTCTGTGAAGAAGGAatacaaggtacatttttaatatactaaaaatatatatatgtattgaatgtatattatttaataatatattttcagtatttaaataatgtattttatgtaaataaataatatacaattaatatattaaaaatttacctTTTATTTATCATACGGTGTGGAGCAtcaatacaatgtacatttttaatatactaaaagtacattattgtactgaatatatattatttgtgtattgaatatactttcagtattcAAACAATTACTTTtacatacaaataatatacttttagtatattcaaaACGTATTTTTTTGTGGATTGTGGAATAATGATTGGACATCCTCGTTGTTAtgtcaaattattgtgtgtggaccacgatccaaaacgacgccgttttgatgttttaaaaaaattcattactcTGCATGCGTGTtgaaataatgaacattctagGGTAATATACTGtgttttatgagttagaataatgtactttgtgtTAGAATAACGAAACTTCtaggtaagataatatattttataagttagaataatgcaatttatgtgttaaaataatgtataatatactttatgtattaGAACAAGGAAATTTATgtggtaagataatgtatattatgagatagaataatgtactttaagtgttaaaataatgcattttatgagttagaatgatgtagtttatgtgtttttggaccATGTTTCACACAATTGTGTTGACCACAGTaaaaaacgatgtcgttttgatgtttaaaaaaaaaaaatctttgctCTGCGCGTGTGTTAGAAAAAAGAATATTCTAGgttaagataatgtattttatgagttagaataatgtatgtcatatgtgttagaataatgaaatttccggggcaagataatatattttatgagtaagaataatgtactttatgtgtatgtatttatgagttataatagtgtataatgtactttatgtgttagaataataaaatttatggggtaagataatatattttatgagttagaataatgtattttatgtgttttttaatTGTGGACCGCACCCTcacgatccacacaataattattgaattatacacaatagttattgtgtgaaccgtggtccacatagctatgtAGACCACAGTctaacatacatttttataactcataatgtacaatattctaacatataaaatacattattctatcACATAATGTAGATATCTTATCCATAAGTtccattattctaacacattatgtacattatcttagtcataagtttcattattcaaacacataatgtacattattctaatttataaaattcagCGATATCAACTTAGTTCTGAACGAATTAGCTCCTTGGTAATGGCCTcacccctctttttttttttttaattagaaagaGCGGGACATATAAGAGTTCCGAATCGAATTTTCCTTCTCACTCAAGAAGGTTTGTCAGGATAGTAAGATCATTTTGGAACGTGGTCTACATAACTGTGTGGACCGTAATTTGCCAATTACACCCTCATGGGCCCAAATTTGGGCTTATTGGGCACAAACAACAATGTACAAATTTCCTTTTAAAAACCATTTGCTGCTTCACTAAGCCCATTTAATCGGCCCATTTGTCAAATAAAGTCATAAGTCATACTCATAAGTCATAAGTCATACCCCTCTACAGCGCGTGGTTTTGTGGCATTTCTGCACTTTTCCACACTTGACACTACCCTTATCCTCAGAGCAGCGCAGCAAAGATGATGAGCCTCTCCGTCGCGTCGCCTCCGAGCCTGACCTTTGCTCCGGCGAGGAATCTCTCTAAATCCCTATTTCACGGCGTTCGGATTGCCCACGTATGCCCTGCGTCGTCGCTTCGAACATCGCACTCATCCTCTTCTTCTCTGGTCGTGCGAATGGCTAAGAAAGAAGAGGAATTGAAGGAAATCAGAGCGAAAACTACTGAGGAAATCAACGAGGAGATATTGAACCTCAAGGGAGAGCTGTTAATGCTTCGCCTCCAGACGTCTGTCCGCAATGAATTCAAGTCCAGCGAGTTCGGCCGTATGCGTAAACGGGTACTTTCTTTTCCCTCATGTTAATCCCTTCTCTTTCTCCATATGGCATTTATGAATGAATTTCTAAATGTGCATGTGTTATGGTTTAATTAGCTTAgaatgtgagtttttttttttggctgaaTTTGCAAATTGGAGGTTGAACTTTTCAATTATTGGGATAAAGTGAAGGAGTAGAGCCAATTTAGAGCCATGGTTAACAGTGCATAGGATTAGTCTTGATGGAACTTTGAGGAAAGAATCATAATTTGAAGTTGTTTGTATTTGTAGCATATACTCTATTAGTAACAATGTTTGTATTTTGACCATATGGCAGTTCTTGTCCAAATCATGATACTCATGACTGCATTCAATCTAgattatcataatatatattctaGGTATAAAATGTTACTTCTGGATTATATTTGATCAGACGCCTgctttgttgtgcattcattcATGAAATCAAGTATCATAGTCTGAAAAAATGTGTTGTGACCTTGCTTAATCAAAGTTAAATTGCTaacagggaaaaaaaaatttaactgaAAGCTGTTTTATAATACCaattttttgagtttatatCTTCCTCTTCTAAAGtgaattagaaatttagaaCTATTAGACATTTAGACATAAAGCATGATTTGGGTGATAAATTCTATTATGCGTGTTGCTTTGCATGTGATTTCACTTTCTGCAGAGTGTATTAGGTAAATCAAATTTCTGTACCTTTTTtcctttaatatataaacatttgtTTATTAATTGTGTTCATCTTTTTACTTTAAACAGTTTCATACTTTGATTTGTTCTCTCTTCtgaatgcttttttttttccctagtTTGATTAAATGCCATACAGCAAGATTGGTCATTTGGTCCTGTATTAAAGAAAAGGGCATCCTTTATTgggatatattatttttattctatgCAACCCAAAGTTTGCTTGTAGATGCAGATATGGCCCTTTTAGAAGGTATTATTTTCAAGAGGACAAAACTATTTTGTCTGAAAAGCTTTTTCTTTTGAGGTCTATTACCGAGTTCTGTCCTGGcctttccattttattttgccATTTCATGATCCCTACTGCCTTTGTTTGTAGA contains these protein-coding regions:
- the LOC116017215 gene encoding 50S ribosomal protein L29, chloroplastic — encoded protein: MMSLSVASPPSLTFAPARNLSKSLFHGVRIAHVCPASSLRTSHSSSSSLVVRMAKKEEELKEIRAKTTEEINEEILNLKGELLMLRLQTSVRNEFKSSEFGRMRKRVARMMTVKRERELEEGINKRLSRKVDRKWMKSVVPKPPPSLLKLQEEAEEEAKKSSA